The DNA window CCCGTCGGCCTGCGAGAGCTGCCGTAGGCTGCTCCCCTCGGCAGCCGGCCTGACCGATCGCGGCCCGTGGTGCAGAAGACCCCCCTGGCCCCCCTGTCGGGCGCAGGCCGTCTTGCCGGGGCCAGGAGCCCCCACCGCCCACGGGGCCCGATGAACACcgcggcctctttccccccccccccccgccccgcaggaCGCGATACGTGCAGACGGAGCTGGGCTTCCGCGAGCGCCTCTTTGTGGCTGTGCTGAGCTCGAAGGCGACCCTGAGCACCTTGGCCGTGGCCGTCAACCAGACCGTGGCCCACCACTTCCCGCACCTGCTGTACTTCACGGGCCTGCGCGGCGCCAAGGCGCCCCACGGCATGACGCTGGTGTCCCACGGCGACGAGCGCCCCGTCTGGCTGATGTACGAGACGGTGCGCTACATTCACCAGCACTTGGGGGGCGACTACGACTGGTTCTTCGTCATGCAGGACGACACCTACGCCCACGCGGAGCAGGTCAAGGCCCTCGTGAGCCGCCTCAGCATCGACCGGGACGTCTACCTGGGGCGGGCGGAGGAGTTCATCGGGGGGGACGAGCGGGCCCGCTACTGCCACGGGGGCTTCGGCTACCTGCTTTCCCGCAGCCTGCTCCTGAAGCTGCACCCCTACCTGGACAGCTGTCGCAACGAAATCCTCAGCGTGCGCCCGGACGAGTGGCTGGGGCGATGCATCGTGGACTTCCTGGGCATCAGCTGTGTCTCGCAGCATCAGGTACCGCCCCTGAGGCGCCGAGGTGGGGCTGGCTGGCGGGGCTGCTGTTGGGGGTCAGTGTGGGGATATGAGGCTGGCTTGGTGCCCACCTCTCTGGCAAGCATCTGGATCCAGGTGGAACCTGCAAAGCGTGGCTGGCAGCCAGGGGTAAAGGCCCTGTGCTGCAGCTCTGTGGGTGCACCTGCCAGCACCCTGGCTCATTCGGGAGGTCTGTCGTTGCAACAGCTAAGCGGCAGGGGGTCTGTATGGGCACAGAGCAGGCTTAAAGGGGTAACGCTCAATGCCAGGAAGCAGTGAGAGTTCCACGCAGGGAGGAGGGTTGGAAGGCAGGGCATCTGGCGGGGGCAGCCCCACGCAGCCTGTTGCAGTCAGAGTAGCCCCCAGCAGGTTGCTCATGGCAGTTGTTTTTGTGGACTACAGCTGTCTTCTTTGTCCTGTGTCCACTGATCCCCAGCCCGAGCTCAGGATAGTGAAAAGCGAAGGGAAAGGAGGCATTTCTCCCCGTCAGACCCAGGCAGCCGCATCAAAAGCCACCAGGCAGGTGTTGAGGTGGAGAAGGACATAAGAGGTGTGACTAAGGCAGAAATTGTTGTAATATTGGGTGACCAAAGGTTGAgtgggaaaagactcaattaAGTATgcttgtaaagtgccgtcaagtcgcagctgaccccttatgaggttttcaaggcaagagactaacagaggtggtttgccagtgccttcctctgcacagcaaccctggacttccttggtggttcctcatccagatactaaccagggctgaccctgcttagcttctgagatctgacgagatcaggctagcctgggccatccaggtcagggcgccacTTCACAATGGTGAAGAATAAATCCTGCCTGAACTTCTCACGGGTTTTGAACAGTTTACTGGGTCAGTGGATTGTGTGAACTGCTGTGGATGCGATGAACCTTGAATTCAGCACCTGGCAAAGCTCCACAGACAATGTTGGTTCCCAAACTGGTTAAAAGGCAGGCCAGGTGGCAgaagcccaccccccaccccccgatctCGTCAGAATCtcagattctgagatctgacaagatcaggctagcctgggccatccaggtcagggccaattaAGTatagaaattgttttattttaaggcactaatgtctgtattaaaaacaataaaagctatattaaaagaaaacacaattGGCAAGTgctacaggttgataaacttgTAACGAGCAAAGGCTTCCCCCCGTAACTCCAGAGAGCTGTGAACTGAAAATAACTCAGGGCTTTTGCTCTTGGCCTGCTCTTCACAGTATCACAATCCTCCCCGTTTTATCAAATTAGAAAGGGCTGCCACCTTCTCCAACTGCtacaggttgataaactgaaaccacaatccaaacgcATTTTGGCCCCCTGGCCCTCATCAATGGCCTAATAcaatcacttataatgcacacgTAAGCATCATTCAGTgtgtataacagtattatagtGGAATTGTAACAAACTAGGTATGCGTGTAGGGAAGTCTTCCAATTTGGCTCTGTGctcaatatattctataaaattaaagagccgaCTGGCGTGGAATACATACTACTTGTTCTatttctgggctgtgttagccttccatacagaccgtttatctggttgatacAGGTATCCGCACCTTGTGTGAAAGATCTGGAGTTAAATCCTTTTAGTCACCGATACAGATGAGAGTCTTCCCATCCAAAGCATGTTCcaaaaggctgggggggggggtcccccactGCGATTGCTAGTGCGCTGGAGTGGCTTCAAGGCTCGGCAGTGAGAATTAGGCCCCACTTGCCATGAAGGCTAGTACAGGCCGTCTCACAGCCTGCACTGGGCTggggtctccccacccccaaattgccagaGGGATGCTGTGGGCAGAGTATGGAGAGAGGGGCCTGGGGGTTCCAACCCCCACTTGGCCATGGGGCAGTCTGGCTGGAGGGTTCTTGTTAATTCTTTGCCCAAGGCGTGAGTCTCaaatgactgggggtgggggctttgccTGGAGTGTGTGTGGTGTTCATCATAAACTGGGGAAGTTGTGGCCCCCGCAGAGGACCACAACGTttgtctctcttccccccccccccacccagggcCAGCTGTACCTGACTTATGAGCTAGCTAAGAATGCAGACCCAGAGAAGGAAGAGGGGCAGGGCCTGTGGGGGGCGGTCACGGTGCACCCCGTCACGGAGGCCTCCCTCATGTACAGCCTGCACAAGAGGTTCAGCAGGATCCAGCTGGAGAAGACCTACCGAGAGATTGAACAGCTGCAGGTAGCAGGGGCTGGGGGGGAGAGGCCTATGGATGGAACTTGGCGGGGAGGGTGGGGCGGGGGGTGACGGGGTTCTGATTCCCGAGGCCTGGTGCCAATTCTCTTTCACACACGGGCTGGCGTGGCCCCTGGGAAACCCCAGCAGTCCGGGTCTGCGTTGGGAGCAGGCTGGGCCGTGGCCTGCAGGCACCTGCTTTAGggagagggggagtgggggcggggGCAGAGGGAGAAGGATCCTGTCCTGGGCACACCACCCCAGCCATGCATGGGATGCTTAAAAGAGGGTGGGTGGGGACCTTCTAAGCGGAAGTTGAAGGCATTGTCTTGTCCGGCCTTGACCAGAGGGAGCCGTTTGGCACCTCAAAGGCTAACAGATTGATGCAAACGTTACCTTTTGTCGGCTCAAACCACTTTGTCAGGGGCTCACACGGGGAGGGGTTGTGGGCCCCACAGCAACTTTGCCCTTCCGGGCCCGTCTTGCTTCTGTTGCAGCAGAGTAGCACGGCTGTTCCAGCAAACCATGGGGTCCCCCTTTCGTGACCAGGGCTCCTGCCCAGAAGGCCACCTTGTAACGGACAATGTCTCTGCCCGTAACATTCAGAGAAATGTGAACTGAGAATAAGTCAAGGCTTTGCTCATGGCTGGGATTCACCGTATCAAAATTTTCCTTGCtttatcaaattagaaaaggcttaCACTTCTTCCAACCTTTTGATAATACAATTTATTTTCCAGGACTGTGGGTCCTTTATTTCTCTGttcaggtaaccagcaaatgaattgacacctgtgtgaatctttctttattgaaaaagggaaagattcgttttattaaacaagacagtataaaatGAAGAACTAACATTGAACTCGTACAGAATGTAATTAAGCAGGCAAGCACAGTCAAATCTCCTAACATTGTTTTAATGCATACtaaaactagttgtctgttagaacaaatcagaattcagtcacttattcattgctcttaaggaatgTCAAATAAGCCAAAAGGATCCCTATATCTTACCAAGCAAGGGTCCTTCAATCTGATagctgagcttcagtccaaggaaaatctgatcaatctctgaagtcacttatcacaatcatgtggctatttctaagtacctggttggctattaTAATATGCAAATCAGCATAAACACATCTGTTCGCTTTATCACATGATGAATACATTTCTGAACTAGCTAGATAGAAGACCATAAGCTGTCTCATCAAAATAACCTTTCAAAAACTTTCCCAGATTACATCAGCTAAATATGTTCCCAGGCCTAAAACTGCAAGCACAGGATGACGTAGCTACAGGTGTCTCCTTATACTGGGGCTGAGATAATTGCTACTGCTACAACCGCATGAGAGAGCGTGCTTGGCCCAGTCTATGTCTTCCCCCTGCGAGGAATTCCCACAGGGTGCAGGGACAGGCCGTGGTCATCTGATGTGGGATCTAAGGTCCTCCTAGTTGTCTGTAATACACACAGAACAATGAAGAGAACGTTTGAGAACCCGGGTAGGGGAAGGGTTATAGCTTAGGAATGTTTCAACTGACCCCTGTTGggttttgtggctttttaaaaccttCTTTTTCCAGCTGccgagtccccccaccccactcagcTGTGGGTATATTTCTGCTGACAGAAGTTTCACTTCACGCCGCTGAAGAAGTGGGATCTAGCCAACAAACACATGCTTTATGCATCAGTAGATGTCTTCCTATCTGAGATGCTCCCTGCGAAGCGTTCCCTTGCCTTTGGCCTTCCAGAAGACAACCTTGATGACTTGGttcagtgggggggaggggggtgtttgagAGAGCTGGACAGCTTTGGAAGACCACTGGCGGGCAGTCGCAGCTCAAGCCAGAGGAAGCGCATGCTGGCTGAACCGGTCTCCTCTTTCCTGGCAGGTGCAGATCCGTAACCTGACCGAGCTGATGCCGGCAGGCGAGGCTGGCCTGACGTGGCCTGTGGGCATCAACGCCCCCTTCGTGCCCAAGTCCCGCTTTGAGGTGATCGGCTGGGAGTACTTCACCGAGCAGCACTCCTTCTCCTGCCCCAGCGGGGCCCCCAAGTGCGAGCTGGTGGGGGCCAGCAAGGCGGACGTGGGCGACATCCTGCAGGCAGCCCTGGAGCAGCTGAACCGGCGCTACCAGCCGCGGCTGCGCTTCCACAAGCGGCAGCTGCTGAACGGGTACCGCCGCTTTGACCCCACCCGGGGCATGGAGTACCAGCTGGACCTGCTGCTGGAGGCGGTCACCCAGAAGGGCCGCCGGCACCTGCTGGCCAAGCGGGTGAGTCTGCTGCGCCCCCTCAGCAAGGTGGAGATCATCCCGATGCCCTACGTGACGGAGGCCACCCGGGTGCAGCTGGTGCTGCCACTCATGGTGCAGGAGCGGGACTTTGCGGGCAGTTTCCTCGACACGTTCGCCATGAATTCCCTGGACACGCACGACAACGTCGGGCTCCTGCTGCTCTTCATCTATGACCCCTACGATGCCCAGCGGGTCAGTCAGGTGGACGTCTTTGCGGGCGTCAAAGCCATGGTGGCCGAGCTGGAGAAACGCTACGCGGACGTGAAGATACCCTGGGTCAGCGTCAAGACGGAGGTGCCTTCCCAGGTGAAGCTTATGGACATGGTCTCCAAGAAGCACCCTGTGGACACGCTCTTCTTCCTGGTCAGCGTCTGGACGGAGGTGACGGGGGAGGTCCTGAACCACTGCCGCATGAACGCCATCGGCAACTGGCAGGTCTTCTTCCCGGTCCACTTCCAGGAGTTCAGCCCTGTGCTGACCTACCGAGGGGAGcaggccgccgcctcctcctcctccggcacgGACTTCCTGCGGGATGGGCACTTTGACCGGCATCCCTTTGCCGAGGCCTGCTTCTACAACTCAGACTACATGGCCGCCCGCACCAAGCTGGCCGCGGACATCCTGGACCGGGATGAGGTGCTGGAGGGCCTGGAGGTCTTTGACGTTTTCCTGCGCTACTCGGACCTCCACCTCttccgggctgtggagccggggCTGGTCCAGAAGTACGTGCTGAGGAGCTGTGACCCGCGGCTGAGCGAGGAGCTATACCACCACTGCGTGCTCAGCAACCTGGAGGGGCTGGCCTCCCGCTCCCACCTGGCCATGGCCCTCTTTGAACAAGAGCAAGCCAACAGCACCtgaggggcggggaggagggggggttatCCGAAGAACCATTAAAGCTATGCGGTGAGGCCGAGGCCCTGGCGTCCATCGTCCGTTGTGTCTGTTCCTGCTGGGCACTGGTAGGGGTGGGGTTGCAGAatttgaactggggggggggggctggctgtgCAACCAGCTGACTGTGGTACTGGGcttctgtccccccctccccccaaccctgaCATGCACGGTGCTGGTCTGCTTCGAATGTGCAAGCGTGGAGttgtggttcagagcggtggactcgggcTGGTTCccccacgtgagcggtggactgggttggtttctctattcctccacacgaagccagctgggtgaccttggaccagtcacacactctcagccccacctacctcacagggtctctgttgcagggagaggaagggaaggtagagaaagttggtgtataaaaaccaactcctccttcaaaTGCTCCGATTCTTGGATTTGGGTTTTGTTCTGAATTACAGCCACGCACCATTTAGGTTGCTTCCAAGAGGCCTGGGTCTGAGTGGAGAAGCTGGAGTGGCCTCGGTGGCAGATTGGCTGAGCCCCCGGTGgctgctctttgtgtgtgtgtgtgtgggggggggaaagacttgTGCAGAGGCAGGGGGCTGCCCTGTAGGGAGCAAAGCAGTGCTCGCCCCCAGGTTCTCtgccagccctgcccctgggGAGGGTCCCCGGCTGCTTCTGCAGGCAATGCCCTGGCCAGGGGGCAGCCAGGCTGCTCCCGtccctgccctttctccaggggGGCAGTGGGCCACGCTTGGCCCGAGGGGCAGAGGGGTTGGTGCTGGGGGCCACTGATGGCTGGCTGTTTGTGTGGGAGGGCTGAATGCTtagtgtgatggggggggggggggcttgggctgGCCCTGGAAAATGGTTCAAGCAGACCCGAGGAGCCTTTTTCACACACTGCCTCCGGTTCTGAATGTGGACTGCCAGGTGTCCCAAAATCAAAGTggctactttggggcttcctggttggagggtggggtggggtggggtggggggatcctcctggggctgggggctgctgctgcagcactCAGGAAAGGAAGAATTTCTCCGCACCTTTGGCCCCTGGGACCTGCTGCTCCAACAGGTAGGGCCGCTttgcagtgggggggggcggggttaCACCAATGAAGGAGGGGCAGATTTCCTGGGCTGGCCAGCTCAACGGAGCCTCCCTGggcagaggcagtgtacctgtgACTACCAGCAGGGGGCGGCGCTCGCCGCTGTGGGGGACGCCGGGCTGGAGCACGCGGacttgccccccccctccgccgcctCTGTTCcgaattggggggcggggggggcgagGAAGGCTCCCGgcgtgtgtctctctctcccccccccccgacggagCTTCCCCGCAGGCGGGGGCTTCCGTCAGAGCCGCTCAGCCCGCaccggcgcggggggggggacgcgCGCCCCCCcgtcgctccctccctccctccctccctccctccgcatcGCGCAGGcgccgggcgggcggggggcgggcgggcagcgGGGGTCCAAGTCGCCGCGGAGCGCCCGCCGGGCTGGCGAGGTAGGCGGCGGGGCggccagcgtggggggggggcgtcgcccggcagcccccccctcttcccccccgaCCCCCCCGGtgctgcagccgccgccgcctccctggcggcccgggggggcccgAAGGCGCCCCGCTGCCCCCCTGGCCccgggggggggtggcggggggggctGGCCCTACTGGCGGGGGTCCCGCCGCCTGCcctgggcggggggggcggggggggcgcggGCTGGAGAGCGGCGGCCCCCCTGGCGGGCAGCTGGGACCCCCTCCTGGGGGCCTGCGGAAGGGGGGCCGCGGGCATCCCTCGCCCCAGGGAGGGCATCcacagcggggggtggggggtggggggggtccccttccttccttccttccttccttccggtgGTTTTGCTCCGCTTTCCCTGAGACTTGTCAGCCTCCGtcttggggagaagaggggggctgacaggtggggggtgggggccccGAGGGCGCCAGGGGTGGGCCCTCTCGCGGGGGGGTGAAGTGGGGGTGGCCCCCGGCCCCCGCGAGGGCCGCTCGCCCTggctccaggcccccacctgcGCCGGCTCCGCTCGGGCCCGGGCTGACCGTCCAGCCCCAGCTGTGTGGggaccgggagggagggaggcctgcCTGgccaagagggcagcaggggctgAAAGCCCCTGGCAGGGGCCGCTTCACCTGTGCAATGCTGCACTGCTTGAAGGCCGGCAGGCCGGAAGGCATCCCCGTGATCTGGGAGGCAGGAGGTACCTCGCCTCCTTCCCTGGGTGGGCCTGGCAACCAGGGGGCAAGAGGACGGCTCCTCTCCTGGATCCACGAGGGGCTACGTGGCAGGGAGCAGGGGGTcggtgcacggggggggggggggaaagagagcaacAGGGTCCAGCAGGGCCCTCTCTGCGTGGGCTCCGGAGCTCTTTCATTTGTTCCTCATGGATCTAAAGGAAGCGCAGAAGTGGGCAGGACTGCAGATCCCACTGGATTATAAAGGGGGGTCACAAAGAGCAACCAGAGGAGCTCCTCCACCCCGGGGGAGGATGTCGGTGCAGCAGAGGAGGGGCCACATTCCCCCTTGGGGTCAGAACTGGCTGAGAGGGGCCTTGGGGCGGTCGGGGGTGGCTCACTGTAAACGCCAAGCCGCACACGCCCCCCCACCGGTGTGCAGCAGCACTGAACAACCCCTGGGCCAGGGACTGGTAGGAAAGGGGCTGGATAGGAAATAGCCAGCAGTGCCAAGCCCATGTCTCGATCTGTGGGGTGCCCTCGCCTGGGGTCCTGTCCGCTGTTCTGGTCTCTCAGAAAGGGCACCGCAGAGGTAGGGAAGCAGCCGAGAGATGGGGGAATTCCTGGCTTGCAGAAAAGCCTAAAGAGTTAGCTGTTCCTGTAGAGACCAAAGGTGATGGCCAGGGTGGGGGCACGGTAGGGGCGTATAacgttctgcctttttctccgCTGgaacccccggccttcctttgcatagtctgagcagacaacaaaCGAGAAGTTCTCTGCCCAACCAGGCCCAGGCCGTGGGGGCGGCTGCTTGCTTGGGAGGTGCCCTTGCAAGGGAATCAGGCCTGTTCATGAAGGAAAGGTCGAttgggggcttccccccccctcaatgaaGCACCATGGaaggttggtgtcttcctgcccTGCCCCCTAGCTGGCGAATAGACGGTGGGCCTGAAAGCCCCCCCTCCGGCTGCTGTGCTGCTGTGGCTGCCCCCaggtcctcctccttcctcctccctcctcctcctggccccGAGTGGGTAGACTGGGTTGCTCAACTGGCCCCGGGAGCCAGAGAACACCCCACTGCAGCCCCCTTCCTGCTTGTCGCCCCACCCTTGCATAGCTTGGTCTGGGGGTTGAGTGGGGGTGACCTTTGCCTGCCTTGTAGCACACAGGTGGATGCCGTGGATCCCTGGCCTGACCAAGAGCTCGGCAGCCGCCCTTCCGTGTGCCAGTGGCTGGCAGGAAGGatgggcctcctcctcctcctcgcggtCTGGTCTGCTCCGTTCTCCCAGCTGAATGCCGTGGATCTTCCAGGAGGGGGTGGCCGTTGCACAGTCTTCGCCTGATGGTGAGTTTGCCCCTCTCCTGCC is part of the Euleptes europaea isolate rEulEur1 chromosome 11, rEulEur1.hap1, whole genome shotgun sequence genome and encodes:
- the CHPF2 gene encoding chondroitin sulfate glucuronyltransferase — its product is MRGAAGAAASVRPALPLLLGLSLGCSLSLLRASWSQGGPPDGPQPPCLHPPDRPAAPPREEDFRPRIVPYYRDPSKPHKKVLRTRYVQTELGFRERLFVAVLSSKATLSTLAVAVNQTVAHHFPHLLYFTGLRGAKAPHGMTLVSHGDERPVWLMYETVRYIHQHLGGDYDWFFVMQDDTYAHAEQVKALVSRLSIDRDVYLGRAEEFIGGDERARYCHGGFGYLLSRSLLLKLHPYLDSCRNEILSVRPDEWLGRCIVDFLGISCVSQHQGQLYLTYELAKNADPEKEEGQGLWGAVTVHPVTEASLMYSLHKRFSRIQLEKTYREIEQLQVQIRNLTELMPAGEAGLTWPVGINAPFVPKSRFEVIGWEYFTEQHSFSCPSGAPKCELVGASKADVGDILQAALEQLNRRYQPRLRFHKRQLLNGYRRFDPTRGMEYQLDLLLEAVTQKGRRHLLAKRVSLLRPLSKVEIIPMPYVTEATRVQLVLPLMVQERDFAGSFLDTFAMNSLDTHDNVGLLLLFIYDPYDAQRVSQVDVFAGVKAMVAELEKRYADVKIPWVSVKTEVPSQVKLMDMVSKKHPVDTLFFLVSVWTEVTGEVLNHCRMNAIGNWQVFFPVHFQEFSPVLTYRGEQAAASSSSGTDFLRDGHFDRHPFAEACFYNSDYMAARTKLAADILDRDEVLEGLEVFDVFLRYSDLHLFRAVEPGLVQKYVLRSCDPRLSEELYHHCVLSNLEGLASRSHLAMALFEQEQANST